One region of Peribacillus simplex genomic DNA includes:
- the hisJ gene encoding histidinol-phosphatase HisJ translates to MKADGHVHTPFCPHGSTDKFDEYITRGIELGLKEITFTEHAPLPRDFQDPTPEKDSGMDAALLLDYFQELRVLKERYKDKILIKRGLEVDFIEGYEKETKEFLDEIGEFLDDSILSVHFIKHQSNWHCIDFSENGFGEIANELGSVESVYAKYYDTLEKSIKADLGIYKPKRIGHITLVHKFQHRYPPALSFDERVYKVLDLIKEQKYELDYNGAGLVKPLCGEPYPPERFAKRAFDLGIPLIYGSDAHQAKDLGQGHQALIAEFNG, encoded by the coding sequence ATGAAAGCTGACGGTCATGTACATACTCCGTTTTGCCCTCACGGCTCTACGGATAAATTCGATGAATATATTACGCGGGGAATCGAGCTAGGATTAAAGGAAATCACATTTACGGAACATGCTCCATTGCCACGAGATTTTCAAGATCCTACGCCTGAAAAAGACAGCGGCATGGACGCTGCCCTGCTCCTGGATTACTTTCAGGAGCTCCGCGTACTGAAAGAACGCTATAAAGACAAAATCCTGATCAAAAGAGGTCTAGAGGTTGACTTCATAGAGGGTTATGAAAAAGAAACAAAAGAATTCCTCGACGAAATCGGAGAATTCCTTGATGACAGTATACTTTCCGTCCACTTCATCAAGCATCAAAGCAATTGGCATTGCATCGATTTCAGTGAAAATGGGTTTGGTGAGATTGCCAATGAACTAGGTTCAGTCGAATCGGTGTATGCCAAATATTACGATACTCTGGAAAAATCGATAAAAGCTGATTTAGGCATTTATAAACCTAAGCGGATCGGGCATATTACGCTTGTCCATAAATTCCAGCATCGATATCCGCCAGCATTAAGTTTTGACGAGCGCGTTTACAAGGTGCTGGATTTGATCAAGGAACAAAAGTATGAACTTGATTATAATGGAGCCGGCCTTGTAAAGCCGCTATGCGGTGAGCCTTATCCTCCAGAAAGGTTTGCAAAGCGTGCTTTCGATCTCGGCATTCCGCTTATTTATGGTTCAGATGCCCATCAGGCTAAAGATTTGGGTCAGGGCCATCAGGCGCTGATTGCAGAGTTTAATGGGTAA
- the refZ gene encoding forespore capture DNA-binding protein RefZ: MNRQTPTKQAIVEAALHLFHLKGYHATSIRDIANKAKVNAANIAYYFKNKQGLLEFCFTSYLEEYILVLDTNMTLLDLKGPQHCLMNLVMDILDFQRENFLAARFIYGESSLDSNLNREIHSTYFTKEKSYFQYVLEQGIKSRSFQQVSIPMYMLQLKGLLTAPVLHTHYAMDVLHVFPQEAYYTNIYANEVGRFLQDTLFIAEDLQPLLAGRPEVYT, from the coding sequence ATGAATCGCCAGACGCCAACGAAACAAGCCATTGTGGAAGCTGCACTGCATTTATTTCATTTAAAAGGCTATCATGCCACATCCATACGGGATATTGCGAACAAAGCGAAAGTGAACGCTGCAAATATTGCCTACTATTTTAAGAATAAGCAGGGATTGCTGGAATTCTGTTTCACTTCCTATTTAGAAGAGTATATCCTGGTCCTTGATACGAACATGACACTGCTGGACCTTAAAGGCCCCCAGCATTGCTTGATGAATCTAGTGATGGATATTCTCGATTTCCAGAGGGAAAACTTCCTGGCTGCACGGTTCATATATGGGGAATCTTCACTAGATTCCAATTTAAACCGGGAAATTCATTCGACCTATTTTACAAAGGAAAAGTCTTATTTTCAATATGTTTTGGAACAAGGGATTAAGAGCAGGAGTTTCCAGCAGGTCTCCATTCCCATGTATATGCTCCAGTTGAAGGGCCTGCTAACGGCTCCTGTCCTTCATACCCATTATGCGATGGATGTGCTTCATGTGTTCCCGCAGGAAGCCTATTACACGAATATTTATGCCAATGAAGTCGGACGTTTTCTGCAAGATACCCTTTTCATTGCCGAAGACCTACAGCCACTGTTAGCGGGCCGGCCTGAAGTGTATACATGA
- a CDS encoding GAF domain-containing protein, which produces MFNVEMYQGKKEKNYELVQKQLFALIEDETNWIANLSNAAALLNQFLDEINWVGFYLFEEGQLILGPFQGLPACVRIPMGKGVCGTSAATEKTLRIEDVHQFPGHIACDAASRSEIVIPLMKDGKLFGVLDIDSPVTDRFDEIDQQGLEKFAEILSKQL; this is translated from the coding sequence TTGTTTAATGTCGAAATGTATCAAGGAAAAAAAGAAAAAAACTATGAACTTGTCCAGAAACAACTTTTTGCCTTAATCGAGGATGAAACGAACTGGATAGCCAATTTAAGCAATGCGGCAGCTCTGCTTAATCAGTTTCTTGATGAGATTAACTGGGTCGGCTTTTATTTATTCGAAGAAGGCCAATTAATACTGGGACCCTTCCAGGGACTTCCAGCCTGTGTTCGCATCCCAATGGGTAAAGGCGTATGCGGGACATCAGCGGCAACTGAAAAAACCCTGCGCATCGAGGATGTCCATCAATTCCCTGGACATATCGCCTGCGACGCAGCATCGCGATCTGAAATTGTCATACCGCTCATGAAGGATGGCAAATTGTTCGGGGTCCTCGATATCGACAGCCCGGTCACGGACCGATTTGACGAAATCGATCAGCAGGGACTGGAGAAGTTCGCAGAAATCCTTTCCAAGCAATTATAA
- the rpsD gene encoding 30S ribosomal protein S4, protein MARYTGPSWKLSRRLGISLTGTGKELEKRPYAPGQHGPNQRRKISEYGMQLQEKQKLRHMYGITERQFRSMFDRAGKLKGVHGENFMVLLESRLDNLVYRLGLARTRRQARQLVNHGHITVDGSRVDIPSYKVTLGQTISVREKSRNFSIIKESVEATNFVPDFLTFDAEKLEGTFTRLPERSELPAEINEALIVEFYSR, encoded by the coding sequence ATGGCTCGTTATACTGGCCCAAGCTGGAAACTATCCCGTCGTTTAGGAATTTCCCTAACAGGTACTGGTAAAGAATTAGAAAAACGCCCTTATGCTCCAGGACAACATGGTCCTAACCAACGCAGAAAAATTTCTGAATACGGAATGCAACTGCAAGAGAAACAAAAACTTCGTCACATGTACGGAATCACTGAACGTCAATTCCGTTCAATGTTCGACCGCGCTGGCAAACTTAAAGGTGTACATGGTGAAAACTTCATGGTTCTTCTTGAATCACGTCTTGACAACCTAGTTTACCGTCTTGGTTTAGCTCGTACACGTCGTCAAGCACGTCAACTTGTTAACCACGGTCACATCACTGTAGACGGAAGCCGCGTAGACATCCCATCTTACAAAGTGACTCTTGGACAAACAATCTCAGTTCGTGAAAAATCACGCAACTTCTCAATCATCAAAGAATCAGTTGAAGCAACTAACTTCGTACCTGATTTCCTTACTTTCGATGCTGAGAAATTAGAAGGTACTTTCACTCGTTTACCAGAACGTTCTGAATTGCCTGCTGAAATTAACGAAGCTCTTATCGTTGAGTTCTACTCTCGTTAA
- the tyrS gene encoding tyrosine--tRNA ligase: protein MELLKELEWRGIIYQQTDEEGFKDLLEKEKISLYCGVDPTADSMHIGHLLPFLTMRRFQQHGHRPLVLVGGATGLIGDPSGKKEERQLQTLEKVLYNADCLKGQLSHIFEFDGENGAVMVNNYDWIGKIDMVTFLRDYGKYIGINYMLAKDTVASRLETGISFTEFAYTILQGIDFSHLYDNHDCKLQIGGSDQWGNITTGLEMIRKSHDEEAKAFGMTIPLVTKADGTKFGKTEGGAIWLDPEKTTPYEFYQFWINTADADVVKYLKFFTFLSREVIEELEQSVQSEPHLRKAQKALGEEMTRLIHGQEALDQAIKISAALFSGEVKNLSAAEIKLGFKDVPSFERESKEDIGLVDLIVEAKISPSKRQAREDIQNGAISINGEKVTDLQYVVTEAAKIEGEFILVRRGKKKYTLVK from the coding sequence ATGGAATTGCTAAAGGAACTCGAGTGGAGAGGGATTATTTATCAACAAACGGATGAAGAGGGTTTTAAGGACCTTTTAGAAAAAGAGAAAATTTCTTTATACTGTGGTGTAGATCCAACCGCGGATAGTATGCACATCGGACATCTGCTGCCATTCTTGACAATGCGCCGTTTCCAGCAGCACGGTCATCGTCCCCTTGTGCTTGTAGGAGGAGCGACTGGACTTATCGGTGATCCAAGCGGTAAAAAAGAGGAACGCCAGCTGCAAACGCTGGAAAAAGTCCTCTATAATGCCGACTGCCTTAAAGGACAGCTATCCCACATCTTTGAATTCGACGGTGAAAATGGTGCTGTCATGGTCAATAACTATGACTGGATAGGTAAAATCGACATGGTTACGTTCTTGCGTGATTACGGGAAATACATCGGCATTAACTACATGTTGGCAAAAGACACGGTTGCTTCCCGTTTGGAAACAGGGATTTCTTTTACGGAATTCGCGTATACAATTTTACAAGGGATCGACTTTAGCCATTTATACGATAATCATGACTGTAAGTTGCAAATTGGCGGAAGTGATCAGTGGGGCAATATTACGACCGGTCTTGAAATGATTCGTAAATCGCATGACGAGGAAGCGAAAGCGTTCGGCATGACGATTCCGCTTGTGACGAAAGCGGACGGAACCAAATTCGGTAAAACGGAAGGCGGGGCGATTTGGCTTGACCCGGAAAAGACGACTCCGTATGAATTTTACCAATTCTGGATCAATACAGCGGATGCTGATGTCGTGAAATACTTGAAATTCTTCACATTCCTATCACGTGAAGTAATTGAAGAGTTAGAGCAGTCCGTACAGTCCGAACCGCATTTGCGTAAAGCGCAAAAAGCCTTAGGGGAAGAAATGACCCGTTTGATTCATGGTCAGGAAGCTCTTGATCAAGCAATCAAAATCTCTGCCGCCCTATTCAGCGGTGAGGTGAAGAATTTAAGTGCAGCGGAAATCAAATTGGGCTTTAAAGATGTCCCTAGCTTCGAACGTGAAAGCAAGGAAGATATCGGCTTGGTCGATTTAATCGTTGAAGCGAAAATTTCGCCTTCAAAGCGTCAAGCCCGTGAAGATATTCAGAATGGGGCAATCTCCATAAATGGGGAGAAAGTGACTGATCTGCAATATGTAGTGACGGAAGCTGCCAAGATTGAAGGGGAGTTCATCCTCGTTCGACGCGGTAAGAAGAAATATACATTAGTAAAATGA